The nucleotide sequence GCAGAATATTCATCTTTTCTCCAGATCATTTGCATAGTGAATATGTCCAGATCATTTGTATAGTGAATATGTTTCTttgccccccccaaaaaaaaaaaaaatagcacaaCGTGACACCCATCAGATACAGCTACAACAGTATTTACTCAGCGTTTTAGGGGGAAAAAAGCTAATTTTAGTCCAGCCTGGTGACCTTCCCATGTCAGGAAAACAGTGATAGGGGAGGAGCATGGGGAGATAAAGAAAAGCTATAAAATGCACACATACCCTCTGAGAGCTACTGCATAACACAAAGGGATTTGGCCATGCAGAAACCATTTGCCCTTTGTGTCCTAGTGACCACCTACCTGTGCCTGGTGGCTGGGGACGTGGTGTCCAACTTTTACGACATCCCTGAATGCTACGAGTCTTTCCACAAGGGAAGGATTCCTGACCTGGGAAAGGACAGGGCCGAGGTGGTTCACCTCTGCCATCGTTTCAACAACCAGTACCACTTTGCCACGCTGTACGACACATATCACCGTATAGCGGTCTACTCGGCCTACATCTTTGAGCCCAGCAATGGAGGAGGCAGGGAGAAACGCTGGTTCATTGAGCCCCAGGTGAGACCCACAGGTGAGACCCACAACATAGTTGTCATCTGATGCTGATCTGTATCAGCAGATCATGCAGATCAGCATCAGATGACAACTATGCCAGAGATGATCAGCATCAGATGACAACTATGTCAGAGATGAAATACAGAGTTCAATGCCAATTTCTTGTCAAAAAATATCAAGACCTAGAAGATACAAAATTGTTGTCCTTAAAATTCACTTTGATGTTTGATCACCTTGTATCTTTAGCGAATAGGCAATGATTGATACTGCAGTGTTGTCCATTTTGCATATGGCCACATTAGTCAAGTTTTACCTTTTGACAGATGTCAACATGCAGTattatacactgctcaaaaaaataagGGAACagttacagttttccacaattgttaaaacacattttttgaaaccttccaccattttctccattctcaaactacattcacagaatgtctgacaactcttgcaaaataaaacactcgcctcaaaagttttacttgtgctcagaaccaaacagtgtcagagtaccaaTCCAGTGTATGCTtaaagtgttcccttaatttttttgagcagtatacaTGTTCTCCCTTATTCACTCAGTTTCAAGGGGTTATAACATACATTCTCCCTTCCAGCTGGTGGATCCCTCATGGAGTGGGGAAATGAAAGACGGCTACTGGCTTGGGCAGGACAACCCTGGTATTTACCTGGGTGAGAGGCAGGCTCTGAATGAAGACTACACACACTCTGGGTTTGACCGAGGACACCTCAACCCCAACGGTCATCATGCTGGTAAGTCCACCTCCATACTGGACTAATTCTGTGGCACACACTATATGGCATTGTCTTTCCTGACTTATCTGACACCATGTATGACATTGTCTTTGCTGACACAGTGGTTACAAGGCTTAATGACTTCTAAAAGACATATAGCCACATACATAAGATAGAGCTTTTGTCATCAAATAACCATCATTTGTGGTCCTTGTGTTTCCTATTTAGTTCCAGGACGCAACGCCACATTCACCCTTACAAATGTAATTCCCCAAAATCCTACTCTCAACCAGAATGCCTGGCGAATCCATGAGTCCAAGCTCACGGAGGAGTTTCAGCGTTGCTGGCAGGCCCATGTCCTGGTGGGCGCCATCCCTTCCGAAAACAACTGGATTATCAAGAACAACGTCAAGCGTGTCAACATCCCAGAGTATATCTGGAACGCCTACTGCTGCATGGACCACAATGGCAGGCCTCTCTTCAGCGGCGGTGCGACGGCCCTTAACACTGAGCAGAACATTGTGGTGGAACGTACATTGGATGAGATGGTTGACTTCCTCCAGCAGTATTCCAACACACCTGTGGGGGAGCTGTTCCGCGGACAGTGTCTGGTATAGAGAATCAAATACTTGTTTTGACAGCAGTAGAGCTCAACATGTGATTTGAACATTGGCTTCAGGCTGAAACAATTAAATGGCCTTACATTATCCTGTGTCTTTGTTAGTGATTAATAGAATGTTGGGGGGGATTCAAACTCAGAGTGACCTTTATGATTCACTAtaaacatataggcctactgttgcaTTATTATACGGATAACATTATTAAGAAAGGCTAGCA is from Alosa alosa isolate M-15738 ecotype Scorff River chromosome 15, AALO_Geno_1.1, whole genome shotgun sequence and encodes:
- the si:dkey-243k1.3 gene encoding endonuclease domain-containing 1 protein-like, yielding MQKPFALCVLVTTYLCLVAGDVVSNFYDIPECYESFHKGRIPDLGKDRAEVVHLCHRFNNQYHFATLYDTYHRIAVYSAYIFEPSNGGGREKRWFIEPQLVDPSWSGEMKDGYWLGQDNPGIYLGERQALNEDYTHSGFDRGHLNPNGHHAVPGRNATFTLTNVIPQNPTLNQNAWRIHESKLTEEFQRCWQAHVLVGAIPSENNWIIKNNVKRVNIPEYIWNAYCCMDHNGRPLFSGGATALNTEQNIVVERTLDEMVDFLQQYSNTPVGELFRGQCLV